Within the Nicotiana tabacum cultivar K326 chromosome 11, ASM71507v2, whole genome shotgun sequence genome, the region atattGTGTCTTAACCCTTAGCATTATAGATTTCATAGCTCTACGGGTCATTAATTGAACGACATGgttagtgaggattcatatagctgaaCCTActagctcgaacccgtgacctcctcgTCACATTGCAGCAACTTTACCGGTTAcagaaatctaaaaaaaaaactacGAGATAAACAAGAAAAGACGagcatttcagttttgtttttctttggagGTGTAGGAAAATTGTTTGTAGAACTTGAATTATCAtttttttggggggtgggggaTTATAAAAATAAGCAAAGATAATTGTAGATACAAAAGTATGGGTTAATGCATAAGGAGCAAATATATCCGATTTGTTACACGGACTTGGAAGAAGGAAgctttgttaaatattttaaacCTCAAGAGAGACCACAGGGATGGtatgtttatttaattctattattttcttttttattaagtAAAATCATTCCTGTCTTCTTACTTCATGGTGCACTGGACAATGTAATGTTAGTCTTGACAGACCTCTATCTCTGCCAAGTATGGAAACAAGCCTCCTTAAATTACGAAGTTAAGATTTTTTTGTTAACAATGTCCAGATGAGACAGATGGAAAATAGGTTCAAACTGAAATCCTTGGTGAGAGACTAGAGTAACAAGAATCAACTTGACAGCTTTAAGAATTGAGCCTTCTAGGCTGGCCATTGGCTCCCTCTTTTATAACAGAATCAACTTTTTTTTAATGAAATGTGTAGTCAAATTCAGCTTTATCCATATCTTTGAGCATTGTGATTTCTATAAATGATTCACCATTATTAGTTCACATCGATGCATACGAAATATGTGCATAGCGGTCAAATAATTTTCAGTAGTTGAACTTCTTTATTTAGGTTTAGGCAGGATACATGGTTTACCCCCGACCTTGAGGTCAATCCCTGTGACACACCTCTTCACCACGGGAACCCCTTTGCACACTCAACCTTTTCAAAGTGTGTCTAATACATACCTCTTCTGTGTTTGGCCACTTTTTCTCGACAATTCTATGTCATGCACCAATACACGTGTCAAGAAatattaaaaagaaatatttaaaaTTACAAGTATACCactgaaaaaattaaaaatctatgGCTGCCACCACCTTATCACCACCACGGCCATAGCTGCCACCATCTACTTTCCATGATTACCACCACAACTTTCAAACAAAACACACGAACACCAGTCCCTTTTCACTTGTTCAACAAAAAATTCTTAATCTGAAAGAAGAATAAAATCAACAGTAAACTTAGCAATGAAATTGGCGCCGAAGGAAATCTGGTAACTTCGGAGTCAATATCATCGGCATCGGGCCGGAGAAAACTTCTGCATAATTCTGAAAAATCCCCCAATTTGAACCTCCTATTCCTCCAAAAGGATATGATTTTTTTGAAATTGAGCTCCCATCTGGTACCACTAAAACTTCTAAAGACAATGATGGCACTTGAAATTCAACAgtaaaaagaaacaagaataTTAGCTTTACTTTCAAGAAATTGCAAAACTGGATATTggtaaaatgataaattttgagtTCTTCACAGATTTGTGAATAAAAAAAGACAATTATGTCAATACTATTTTGGCATGAGGAAGAAGACGAAGGGGGAAAGGGGTTTGGGAAAGAAAACCAGAGGAAGTGGGATTGCAGGGGGGCGGCCCGTTAAGGGGTAGACGATGAGGACCAAACAATTTTAAAAGAAACGAATAAGTCTTAAAGTTTTAACGCGTGGCACTAAAATATGGATTGGGACAAAAGTTTTAGACTTTAACGCTGCTTCTTCTTGTTAAGCACGCTCGTGCCACGTAGAAAAAGAGGTGTGTAGTAGATGCACTTTGAAAAGTTTGGGTGTGTAAAGGGTTTTCCGTGGAAAGGTGTGTTACAGAGATTTAACCTCAAAGTCAGggggtaaactatgtattttgccttcAGGTTTATGATATGTTGgctgaaaaaaaaaactatttatatAGGATGGAACTTTTTAAGGAGTAAAAATCAAACCCAGAATATGTAGTGGGAGGGCACGTAATGTGTGCATAGTTGTAGAAGGTAAGAGCGAGGGGTAAATGGTTCAGCATTATTAGTTCACATTGATGCATACAAAGTATGTGCATAGCCATCAAATATTTTCAGTAGTTGTACTTCTTTATTTAGGTTTATGATATATTGGCTGAAAAATACTGTTTATATAAGACTGACTTTTAAGAACTAAAATAAGGACTTCGAAGGGGGCGCGGGGAGTAAGCTAAACCAAGATTATGAAGTGGGAGGACACTTAATGCATACACAGTTGTGGCAGGTAAGAGCGAGGGGAGACTGAGAACATGTGTTGGTAATATGGAAGGGAGATGAGAGGGAGAAGCCAAGGATAGTGTGATTATTGATAACAAAGGGAGGTGTGGTTTACTGACATTTATAAGGATATTGGAGAAAAAATGTGGAGGATTCATGAGCATGTCATGTGAAAGCTATATTATTTTCAGATTGTTCAGGGTTGGTCTAGTGGTGAGAGCGCTGCAAATAATATGTGGGTTAGGCGCATGTTACGAGTTCAAAGTTCGAACCCTGCTACGACAAAACGCTTGGTATTTAACTGGAGAAGGGTAGATGGGTGGGCCCTTTATCCACCAGAGTTTTGAACTGTGAAACATTTGCCTCGAGGATTACTTGGTTTACGAAAAAAAAAACTATATGCTTTTCAGAAAGATAGTACAATATCTTTTACTTCACAAAGTAAAAACAACGAGAACCAAGTGTTTTTGTTaattcccttttttttaaaataactttCAGTAACTTGTGCCAATAAATCTCTCTCTGGTATTCCCAAGCTTTAGTATTTCTGAAATAATTCTCAGAGAGAGAGAGTTGGCCTGggttttttcctttatttaaatattttcttattaataTCTGCAAAATTATTTGTTCCTTCATTTAAGATTAGCCCGCACCATGCTGTTAAAGCAATATGGGTAACAGAGCTAAGGGAAACGAATGGGTGATAGTGTCCTTTAAAAACCAGCATTTGGACATCCGTGGTGCTCGTGGTCTCCTGATAGGAATTGGGTTAGGGGAATCAACGATGGAATAATTTGATAGCAAGTGATGCTGTTTGTTGGAGTTCGTCTTCTACTTTCTGAGTGATATAACATGATACCCTATGTAAACATGCTTGCATGTTCCTTTTTGTTGTTTTAGACAGAAAAACCGTGCCGTTTCGGTTTTAGGTGATTCTGAAACTTCTGATGTCAAAGTGGTTCCCTCGTGTTTTTGGGCTGGTAGGAACTAGTTATTACTTTTGGAACATATTTACTGCATGGTTAACCAAGTAATCTTAATTACATGCACTGCTGAGTAGGTGCTATTATATGATGAACCAACAGCGGGCCTTGATCCGATTGCATCGACCGTTGTGGAAGATCTCATTCGCTCGGTTCACGTGACAGGCGAGGATGCACTTGGGAAGCCTGAAAAGATTGCATCTTATGTTGTCGTCACTCATCAACACAGTACTATTAAAAGAGCTGTTGACAGGTTCGGTTTCTTGTTGTTCTAACTTCTAAGACATGTTGAAGTTGCATATGCTGCAAACTTTTATTAACTTCGAGGTTCCTTTTGTGCAGGCTAATATTTCTTTATGAAGGAAAGGTTGTCTGGCAAGGAATGACTCATGAATTCTCCACATCAACTAATCCTATTGTCCGGCAGGTAACGATGGTCTTGGTTCGTTTTTTCTTTCCGAAAAACTGCATGCTGATTTCTCATTTCACCAGCAAGGAGTAAGATATAACTAACTGTGCTATCGAATCAACTTTATATCTACGAACTACTCCATCCGTTCCAATTCATCTGACAATCAATTTGTCACTAAATTAATCAAAATTCTAGATATTGTGAGACTATACAAAAAGTACTATAAGTTGCAATTTTCCTTATGAAAATAACAAAACTAGTACATTTTTGAAGTTCATTTTAGTCAAAGTTCACTTAAACAGAATATGGCAAGCATTTTTGTAGGAGTACTAACTGAATATCTGAATGGGTAGAGACGCATATGTTGATTTGATGGAAAATTTACATGTTTTCGTCTGGTTATTTGGCTCTTGGTATGATTTTAAACCGTTGTTTGTTTTATATGTGTCAGTTTGCATCAGGGAGCTTGGATGGTCCTATTAAATATTAGCTTGTATATCTACAGCAAATACGCAAAATACTTGTTCGCCCATGTTTGAACTCGGAGTTGAACATGGTAGACCAGCTGGCCGTTTTACGGCTGACCTTATCAAGCCACAACAGAGAGATTAAAAGTAGTCACATTGGCATCTCCCATGAATCTGCACAAGTCGTAGAAAAAGTTTCTACTTGTATTTCAATCTTATTCTTCCCTCTTTTTTCACATTCGTTTTTGCAGTTAGACTGTCGAGAAATCCAATTATAGCATCTTCACAGTAAGGAATCATGTAGAAATAAAGTGATTCTTTTTGCTTTGTTATTACATTATAGAAGTTTTGATTATTTTAACACCACTACCAAATTATTCCATGGATAAAGACAAATTCTTGTTGCAACACTTGTAAGGAATAAATTCCATGGCACTACCTATAGAAGATAAATTTTCCATGCATGAACATCGATGATTCGGAAATTGACATGATCTTGAGAAAGGTTGTTTGTTTAAGATATAAGGTAATATAGGAATATATATCGAACAGATGCTATATGATTGTATTAGAAAGTTGCTATGGAAAGCCAATGTTTTGGAATACTCTTTGCAACTCAACGAGCATATCGTTTAGTGTTGGGCGCTCGTTCCCACCGTTAGAATAGGTCCTTGTGTTTACTGGATTTAACCAGTGTGAATTCAAATTAGTCGGACCAGTAAATTCGGAAGCAAATAAGAAATTATGGTGCTTGCAACAAATGATAAAATTGCAGAATGAGTTCTGAAAATCTTCTATCACAAGTTAAAGTGACTGGAATCAggagtaaataaaatatttccaCTCATCAAATAGAATACTTTTGCATACCTTTAATCAGTCCCCTAGGTTTTCATAGAACTTTGCATACTCCGACTTTTGCTTCAAATGACACTACAACTCTGAGAGCTCTAAGATTCCATGTGCATTAACACACAAAATTCTAAATATAATTCCACGGCTTAAACCCATGACCTCTTGGTCACATAGCCGCAACATTACTAGTTACAAGGCTTCCGTTCATAATCCAGGGTTAAGTAATAAAACAAAATGGCTGGTTAGTAAACAAGATGAAGCTTGAAAGCAGCTGCTATATGATACAATTCATAAGTTACTGTACAATGATCTCTTATCACTTTCAATCTGCTAACTTTTTGTCTGCAGAATATAGTTTCTTGCTCGAGATGAACAAAATAAAGCAACGACGCCAACATAGAAGCTAACTAAAGCAGTTATACAAAAAACCCAAACTGATAATGGACCCTCTTCCATTTCTTCTTTAAATTTCTTCCCTGGCTCTACTGGAAAAGTTTTCTGACAGCCATTAACTGATGATTCCATACATAGGTTCGGATTACCAGCAAATGCTCCTGGAAATTTCGAATAACCTTGCTTTGTGGGAATAACACCAGAGAAGCAATTATATGACAGATTTAAAACTGTCAAATTTCCGAGGACAGTTATGTTTTCAGGGATGTGACCAGATAAAGAATTATGTGACAAATCAAGAGCCTTTAACTTCTGCAACTTCCCTAAACTACCCGGAACTGGACCATCAAGAAAATTATATGACAAATTAAGGTATTCCAAACCATGTAACCCGAGCAGACCCTCTGGAATTTCGCCATGAAGCAAGTTGTCAGACAGATCAATTCCAATTGTGGTTGTGAGATTATAGTTGAAGCTCAAACTAGTTTCATCAGCAACAAGGGAGAGTTTGATGTCAAGTCTTCGAGCTGAAATTGACGGTACTGCAGGAATGGTTTTTCTAGTGTCGCCATTGTAGAAATTTGGACTAGTGTTAAAGTTACCATCTGGTATATAGCCTGAGAATTTGTTTCCAGAAAAATCTAAAGTATGAATAGCCTGAAATGTAAACAGCCAACTTGGCAGAGATCCACTGAACTTGTTCCGAGCAAGGGAGAGGAACTTGAGATTCGACCATTTGGTTATCGCATCATTTAAAGATCCTGAGAGATTATTAGAGCTCAAGTCAACAACTTCCAAAGACTTGCACCCTGCCAATGTCAGTGGAATCTCACCCGAAATCTTGTTGTTTCCCATATCAAATATCTTTAGACTATCCAACGCATCAAGCACAGGCTGAATTTCCCCAGAAAGATTATTACTGTTTAGTATCAGTGCCAGTAGTTGGAAACAACCGACGATGTTCACAGGAATCGAGCCAGTGAGGAGGTTATGTGAGAGATCAATCACCTGTAAATAGGTCAAATTACCAATCCTTTCTGGTATTTCGCCCACAAGAAGATTGTAAGAGAGAATCAACGCTTGCAAACTCTTTAATTCTGTTATTGTTACAGGAATATCACCAGAAAACAGATTGTGCGACAGGTCAAGAAGTAGAAGTCCAGACTTCTCTGATGCCTCGACGATCCTACATGGAATCTTCCCAGATAACTCATTATAACTCAAGTCCAACACACACAACTTCTCCGAAAAAACCAATCTTGGCGAAATACCATATCGCAACTCATTATGTGATAAATTGAGCTGTGTCAAACCCCCAAGACTAGAGATACATGTCGGTATGCCTCCAAGAATCAAATTATTCCCTAAATTGAGAACCGTAAGCGATTCCCTCGAAGAATATAGACAAGGCAAAGTACCCGATAACAAATTAGACTCGAGGTTTAGCGAGACCAATGCTTGGCGAAAATCACCCACATTTCCTATCAAACTATTGTGGGACAAGTCCAGATATTTCAATGACATCAAGTTTAACAAGCTCTTAGGTATATCTCCATGAAAACTGTTAAAACCCAAGTTAAGATTCTCAAGTGTCATTGAGAAATTCCCTATCCACATTGGAATTTCACCACTCAACATGTTATGACTAAGGTTAAGTTCAATTAACTGGCTAATGGATGCAAATGTACTAGGAATTTCACCAGTGAATAAATTATAGCTAAGATCAAAATTCCTAAGGCTCCACAACTTCCACAAACAAGATGGTATTGAACTGTTGAAGCTGTTGTGAGACAACACAAGGGTTTCCAGAAAAGTGAGATTACACAAACAAGTATGAACCTGGCCTGACAAGTTAAACCGGGAGAGGTTGAGTCCAGTGACCCGGCCGGTCTGGTTGGACCGGGTCACACCGGTCCAGTTTGAAACATTTAAATCCCAGCTTGATAAGCTCTGAGAAGAATCTTGGAGCTGTAACTTGAACAGCAAAAGGAAAGCCATGTCATTTGGGTCAAGTCCAGTACTACCATTTACAGCTTCAAGATTCACAACCCCACTTGTATTACCATCAAAAGAAACAGCAAATGCAGAGGAAAATGGGTTCAAGAAAGGAAAAAACAAGACAAAGAGTAAAAAGAATGAAACTTTGAGCAAACAAGAGGTTCTACAAGGCTCAAAAACTGAACCCCATGTTTCTGCCATAGAAGAAAATGAGAAGATATGTGAAATGTGtttttgagtgtgtgtgtgtatgtgtgtttgTTGGGGGTGCTAAGGAAAGGGAAAGCGGAAATGGGGGTCCCTAAGGGAGGGTTACAGGGGGGAGTGTGAAAGGAATCAGTAGTGTAGAACTGTAGATAGAGACTAAGCTGAAAGTAGGTACTTCATTGAGAGTCACCACTAGAGAACCAACATTCTTTCttgtttcttgtttctttttctttaaggGTGCCCTCAAATTTTATCGAGGCACACtccttttgtatatttttacagtCAAAAGTACCGTACTACCCTTTTATCACCAATTTGCTGAGGCTTTCACAAATGTTTAAGTGCAAAATACATAACTAGTCGGTCGGCAGGAACTAATTATATTTTatagtataaaaatatataaaatatatataatttttttgtgtataatatacatacatacaaaaaatatatattttattgttgttatcatCTAGACACTGTTTCTAGTTTAAGTACTTGACAAAGTATTGTTTGACCAACTACATAAATCtaaacttcaaaaaaaaatcgaaaaattatccaatttattTTAATGTAAGTATCAACTTGTAGCAGTATGGAAACGAAGCACAAGAAGAAGCTGGTCTGAAGCTTGCTCATCTAACTAAATTTTAAATCAATTGTAAATTatgactatattttaaatagcccaTTAAGTGGCTACCTAGTGTCATTTCTACCGAATAATAAATTGAGTGATCAAATGGGGTAATAATGTCATTTAACACGGAAATACCTCTTTGTATAAAAAAAGACGACACCAAATGAAAAGGACAGAGAGAGAAGCAAAAGGTGTTTGCTACTGCCTGGAGAAGGGTAAAACTAAAGTAGacagctttttcttttcctttcttttcttttcatctttctttttgaAATTCTCTGTTTATGTCCCTTTAAAGAGACCCTTTATTATCTGTATGTAGGCGAGCGTGTGAAGGCATGAAACATAATTGTTCCGAGACTGTTGTACCTTTTTTTTGTGGGTATTTAGTATTAATATTGAGACCCAACTAGTAAGGATTCATGCCCAAAAATCAATAATAATGCTTAAATTCTAAATAAGTTAGAAGTCGTCTATATAAATcacatttttttatttaaactcaaCTGATAGCTTTGTTATGCTAAATCTTTATACTTTTGGTCTCTAAAAGGACTATTAAAATATGTTTAGAACTTCAGTTGAGTACTTGAATTGGAGGATTTTCTGATTAAAGATTTTCTTACTCCATGTTTTGTATATCGAAATCAATTAAAGTGTTATCCTACTTCCATATATATCAACCGTCATAGAGACCTCCAATAAACTCTTGCTACTGAATATTTACATCAAATCATATGTTAGTTGATTTTATGGTGTCAAAATGTATATTTATTAATCATAATTAAGTAAAATAAGTCAATTCGCAAATATATGTTATGTATCTATTGATTTGATATAAACaacatatataattttttttattaacaacACAATGATGGTttagaatttcatattttatctatACATATATGTTCTATGTTTTTTCTATccacttttttttcctttgtatacgggtaaaattggTCTCGAAGTACATCCCGATTTCCGACATGATAAGCCAAGCCGAGAGATGGTAACAAGGGACCCATACCAAGGTAAGGATCTTATCAATTCTGAGTCCGGACCATAACGCCCGACCTCGAGGATATAGGGGTCGTGATTAGGGGTCGGTCCTGGCCTCTGTTCAACTTCGAAGAACGTTGTCAGGTATCCAAGCTCGGCCAACAGAAGGTCGTGATATCTGTGACCGACCAAATATCACGGCGGAGATCTCGGCATATATCGACGTGAGATCGGCAATCAATTAATTAGgggattttttaccttttatagaattctACCTAATataggattcccctactataaAAACGGGGTCTTATTACTTATAAATCACATTGTAAGACGCACTCAGAAGCAATATATTGTTATtttctctttaagctcttattCAACGGTGTCTTGATAGTGATCGAAGTGCATTCTGTTCAAGGGTGGTTCACCCCCAAGGCTGTAACTGTTCAAtttgtgtggtttgaatttactctatcattatttatttcaattgcaatttaatttatcactttgtgtcaatttaatccacgtatcctgaaaaccacttacaaattcaattgttatctgattttgagggtaaatagtttgccgcccaccgtggggctaaggataatagtggttatttgatataaattttCATAACatacactactttacacttgttctttgaagtgtctctaatttcaggttaaagctcaaaatgtcaaactcacaaTTAGCACCCCTACTTGTTGACAATGGGTCGGTCATCacggtgaaaataacaacatagcacAGGGTGAAGGAGTACCACCCATTGATCGCATCGAAATTCCAGTCGCGGAACCGTTGGACGATAACTCGCATGTGGATATCGACACAAACCTGCCTACAAACCCCGAGAATAGCATCCGTGGTGGAGCCTGATCGGCAGTGCAAGATACTCAAAATAATGGAGGGGACGGAATTAATttacggatgatcttcgaaatgttgcacgCTCAGCAGGCAGGCGATAGGTCAGTTACAAAACTAAAGCCGCGCACCGAGCAAATTGAACCCGATCCATCCCGGGATGTCACCCATACGGACGAACCGATCACAGAGAGGTCGAATGGAaatgaatcggggactaaccccgagatcataaaaatgctcgaggagctaaCAAAACGGATAGAAccaggggagaagaaaatcaaagcaaatgACAAAAAGATAGAAACATACAACTCCAAGGTCGACCAAATCAAGGGAGCGTCGCCGATactgaaaggcctggattccatGAAGTTTATACAAAAACATTTCCCTTCGAGTGAGTTCACAAGCCGATCCCTAAAAAATTCCGCATGcctgaaattcctaagtacaacggaacgacCAACCCAAACGAGCATGTTACCTCTTACACATGCGACATCAAAGGGAACAACTTAGAGGATGATAAGATTGCGTCTGTCTtgttgaagaaattcggagagaccctgtcaaagggagctatgatatggtatcacaacttacctcctaattctattgactcatttgttatgcttgcaggctctttcgtgaaagcacacgccaggcctatcaaggtcgaaaccagaaagTCAGACATTTTCAAAGTAATAcagaaggataatgagatgctcagagatTTTGTGTTCTAgttccaaatggaacggatggatctGCCACCGGTTGATGACGATTGGgacgttcaagctttcactcagggactcaatgttcgaagctcggtggcttcacagtaattgaaacaaaatttgatagaaTATCCGGttgttacttgggccgatgtgcacaaccggtatcaatcaaaaattagagtcaAAGATGGTCAACTTAGAGCTCCTCTGGGGTTCGTCTATCCCGTCAGAACCTCGACGCAGTCAAGAGAGATATCGACCATGAACCAAGGTCAAACAGGGATCATTACCAGCATTATAATGGAGACTGAAGAAGCAGTGGGTCCGGGTAAAATTCTATACGAAATGAGAAGAGAAGTGATCAAGGCTAGAGAatccggggactcatgagcaaaaatggtttcgACATACCTATCGGGCCTAAGGAAGCACCaaggttatcggaatacaactttaacgtcGATGTTGCCTCTATTGTATCAGTTATCGGACGCATCAAGGACACCAAATGGCCTCAACCTCTACAATCTGATCCggcccaaagggatcctaaccaaaTGTGCAAATACCATGGCACTCACGGCCATATAATAGAGGATTGCAGAtaattaagagaggaagtagcacGGCTATTCAGCaacgggcaccttcgagaattcctaagcgaccgagctaaaaaccaTTTCAGGAATATTGATGGGTTTTTAATGTCTTTGGCTTATGattcttatgttttgattatctaacaaacttgttgtgAAGAACCAGTTAGAGAACCTGCCCACATGATATACATTTCAACTAAATAATGTCACATCTGAAAATCAGCAAATGAATGAACAA harbors:
- the LOC107800209 gene encoding uncharacterized protein LOC107800209; this encodes MAETWGSVFEPCRTSCLLKVSFFLLFVLFFPFLNPFSSAFAVSFDGNTSGVVNLEAVNGSTGLDPNDMAFLLLFKLQLQDSSQSLSSWDLNVSNWTGVTRSNQTGRVTGLNLSRFNLSGQVHTCLCNLTFLETLVLSHNSFNSSIPSCLWKLWSLRNFDLSYNLFTGEIPSTFASISQLIELNLSHNMLSGEIPMWIGNFSMTLENLNLGFNSFHGDIPKSLLNLMSLKYLDLSHNSLIGNVGDFRQALVSLNLESNLLSGTLPCLYSSRESLTVLNLGNNLILGGIPTCISSLGGLTQLNLSHNELRYGISPRLVFSEKLCVLDLSYNELSGKIPCRIVEASEKSGLLLLDLSHNLFSGDIPVTITELKSLQALILSYNLLVGEIPERIGNLTYLQVIDLSHNLLTGSIPVNIVGCFQLLALILNSNNLSGEIQPVLDALDSLKIFDMGNNKISGEIPLTLAGCKSLEVVDLSSNNLSGSLNDAITKWSNLKFLSLARNKFSGSLPSWLFTFQAIHTLDFSGNKFSGYIPDGNFNTSPNFYNGDTRKTIPAVPSISARRLDIKLSLVADETSLSFNYNLTTTIGIDLSDNLLHGEIPEGLLGLHGLEYLNLSYNFLDGPVPGSLGKLQKLKALDLSHNSLSGHIPENITVLGNLTVLNLSYNCFSGVIPTKQGYSKFPGAFAGNPNLCMESSVNGCQKTFPVEPGKKFKEEMEEGPLSVWVFCITALVSFYVGVVALFCSSRARNYILQTKS